One window of the Carassius auratus strain Wakin unplaced genomic scaffold, ASM336829v1 scaf_tig00036860, whole genome shotgun sequence genome contains the following:
- the LOC113082825 gene encoding uncharacterized protein LOC113082825, whose product MGNAASYAEARVKLHQAEYSSDLTDTENISRKKRPSAKILQSQLSTQLQSSENSDSSEELPPTPPNQLLWPAVREVSNYFQNPTAQRGTSPTATITSPTARGVASSPATVTSPTARGVSRPAARGVASSPATVTSSTARGVASSPATVTSPTARGVSSPTARGVASPTCEAMFTKILTVLEEVKETQRVHGKMLNALLKKQDGSMVEVPEGVVLPLKTQADLEALDQKLGDRSVMSAVVAMVADVGGTSIDDATRRMMKYVFSNELALEYNLFGRHGKKKFKDLRIFNVVYEALKNNPLTSKVNQQEAERALSKWFTGARDRGGQRASRMHQKMAAV is encoded by the exons ATGGGAAACGCAG CATCTTATGCTGAAGCTAGGGTTAAACTCCACCAAGCTGAGTATTCATCAGACttgacagacacagaaaatatctcaagaaaaaaaag GCCAAGTGCAAAAATCCTCCAGAGTCAACTGAGCACCCAACTGCAATCAAGTGAGAATTCAGATTCTTCAGAGGAGCTTCCACCCACTCCACCAAACCAACTCCTTTGGCCAGCAGTGAGAGAAGTGAGCAATTACTTCCAAAACCCCACTGCCCAACGAGGCACCAGCCCCACAGCTACAATTACCAGCCCCACAGCCCGAGGAGTTGCCAGCTCCCCAGCTACAGTTACCAGCCCGACGGCCAGAGGAGTGTCCAGGCCCGCAGCCCGAGGAGTTGCCAGCTCCCCAGCTACGGTTACCAGCTCGACGGCCCGAGGAGTTGCCAGCTCCCCAGCTACAGTTACCAGCCCGACGGCCCGAGGAGTGTCCAGCCCCACAGCACGAGGAGTTGCCAGCCCAACTTGTGAAGCCATGTTCACTAAAATTCTAACAGTTTTAGAAGAAGTGAAGGAGACACAACGTGTTCATGGAAAGATGTTGAATGCCCTGCTGAAAAAGCAAGACGGATCAATGGTAGAGGTTCCTGAAGGAGTTGTCTTACCTCTGAAAACCCAGGCTGACCTTGAGGCTCTTGATCAGAAGCTGGGGGATCGTAGTGTCATGTCTGCTGTT GTTGCCATGGTGGCAGATGTGGGCGGCACAAGTATAGATGACGCAACGAGAAGAATGATGAAATACGTCTTTTCAAATGAGCTGGCATTGGAGTACAATTTGTTTGGCCGTcatgggaaaaaaaagtttaaagatttGCGTATTTTCAACGTTGTGTATG AGGCTCTTAAGAACAACCCCCTGACATCAAAGGTCAACCAGCAAGAAGCTGAGAGGGCACTGTCAAAATGGTTTACTGGAGCAAGAGACAGAGGAGGACAAAGGGCATCAAGAATGCACCAAAAGATGGCTGCAGTTTAA